One Salvelinus fontinalis isolate EN_2023a chromosome 27, ASM2944872v1, whole genome shotgun sequence genomic region harbors:
- the LOC129824817 gene encoding serine/threonine-protein kinase Nek2-like, with protein sequence MPSRVDDYEVLYTIGSGSYGKCQKIRRKSDGKILVWKALDYGTMAESEKQMLVSEVNLLRELTHPNIVRYYDRIIDRTNTTLYIVMEHCKGGDLSSLITRCIKERCYLEEEFIMRVMAQLTLALKECHRRSNGGATVLHRDLKPANIFLDVKQNVKLGDFGLARILNHDTSFAKTFVGTPYYMSPEQINRMSYNEKSDIWSLGCLLYELCALSPPFTAYNQKELSEKIREGKFRRIPYRYSEELNTLLSRMLHLKDYLRPSVESILQSSLLVDVVADEQRKMQARNWRRSADPENPKPAGSSTSPTAAELRLKEQLLREREKALKEREERLEQREQELCVRERLSNEKLARAESLLKSCNLVKQKKTLPPLYSNDMDVGEENVPPEKKVSFAGDSEENQRPDQKQSEKSQELGLKRRLQAANLRVQALEEVERNYQLKSRQILGIR encoded by the exons ATGCCATCTCGTGTTGACGATTATGAGGTGTTGTATACCATAGGATCAGGGTCTTATGGCAAATGTCAGAAAATACGGAGGAAATCTGATGGGAAG ATTCTAGTTTGGAAGGCGCTGGACTACGGCACAATGGCTGAGAGCGAGAAGCAAATGCTGGTGTCCGAGGTCAACCTCCTCCGTGAACTGACGCATCCAAACATTGTGAGATATTATGACCGCATCATAGACCggaccaacaccacactgtacaTCGTTATGGAGCACTGCAAAGGCGGCGACCTCTCCAGCCTCATCACCAGATGCATTaaagaaag GTGTTACTTGGAGGAGGAGTTCATCATGCGAGTCATGGCACAGCTCACTCTTGCACTGAAGGAGTGTCATCGCCGGAGCAATGGTGGGGCCACAGTGTTGCACAGAGATCTTAAGCCCGCCAATATCTTCCTGGATGTCAAGCAGAATGTCAAGCTCGGTGACTTTGGTCTCGCACGTATCCTGAACCATGACACCAGTTTCGCTAAGACTTTCGTCGGAACCCCTTACTACATGTCGCCT GAACAAATTAATCGCATGTCCTACAACGAGAAATCGGATATCTGGTCCCTGGGATGCTTGTTGTATGAACTCTGTGCCTTATC TCCTCCTTTCACAGCTTATAACCAAAAAGAGCTGTCAGAGAAGATCCGAGAGGGGAAGTTCAGGAGGATCCCCTACCGCTACTCAGAGGAGCTGAACACACTCCTGTCCAGAATGCTCCATTTAAAG GACTACCTGAGGCCCTCGGTGGAGTCCATTCTCCAGAGCAGCCTGTTGGTGGACGTGGTCGCCGATGAGCAGAGGAAGATGCAGGCGCGCAACTGGAGGAGGTCGGCTGATCCAGAGAACCCAAAGCCAGCCGGGTCTTCAACCTCCCCAACCGCTGCGGAGCTGAGGCTCAAGGAGCAATTGCTGCGGGAGAGGGAGAAGGCCCTAAAGGAGCGCGAGGAGAGGCTGGAGC AGCGGGAGCAGGAGCTTTGTGTTCGCGAGAGACTATCGAATGAGAAGCTTGCCAG AGCGGAGAGTTTGTTGAAGAGCTGCAACCTGGTAAAACAGAAGAAGACCCTGCCACCACTCTATTCCAATGACATGG ATGTGGGAGAGGAGAATGTCCCCCCTGAAAAGAAGGTCAGTTTTGCCGGAGACAGCGAAGAGAACCAAAGGCCTGATCAGAAGCAGAGTGAGAAGAGCCAGGAGCTGGGGCTGAAGAGGAGGCTGCAGGCAGCCAACCTGCGGGTCCAGGccctggaggaggtggagaggaactACCAGCTCAAGAGCAGGCAGATCCTAGGCATCCGCTAG